The Micromonospora sp. NBC_01740 genome includes a window with the following:
- the ybaK gene encoding Cys-tRNA(Pro) deacylase has protein sequence MAGQGTPATALLTKRKIAHSTHPYDVSPDAPHYGALVAAALGVPPERVFKSLVAEVDGALTVAVVPVTGELDLKALAAAVGGKRAAMADRAVAERATGYVRGGISPLGQRRRLPTVLDSSALDHPTVYVSAGRRGLQLQLDPQDLVALTGAVTAPLSAR, from the coding sequence ATGGCGGGACAGGGCACTCCGGCGACCGCGCTGCTGACCAAGCGGAAGATCGCCCACAGCACCCATCCGTACGACGTCTCCCCGGACGCGCCCCACTACGGCGCGCTGGTCGCGGCGGCCCTGGGGGTGCCGCCGGAGCGGGTCTTCAAGTCGCTGGTCGCCGAGGTCGACGGCGCGCTGACGGTGGCGGTCGTGCCGGTCACCGGCGAGCTGGACCTCAAGGCGCTCGCGGCGGCGGTCGGCGGCAAGCGGGCCGCCATGGCCGACCGGGCGGTCGCCGAACGGGCCACCGGCTACGTGCGCGGCGGGATCAGCCCGCTCGGCCAGCGCCGGCGACTGCCCACGGTGCTCGACTCGTCGGCGCTCGACCATCCCACCGTCTACGTCTCGGCGGGCCGGCGCGGGCTTCAGCTCCAGCTCGACCCGCAGGATCTCGTCGCCCTCACCGGGGCGGTCACGGCCCCGCTGTCGGCCCGCTGA